In the genome of Pseudoglutamicibacter cumminsii, one region contains:
- the pcrA gene encoding DNA helicase PcrA, giving the protein MDALFDPFGSSHAIRPERQSAPQMAPDVLVDGLNPQQKAAVVHRGAPLLIVAGAGSGKTRVLTHRIAHLLATGEARPGEILAITFTNKAAAEMRERVEQIVGQRAQNMWISTFHSTAVRILRREAKALGMKSTFSIYDAQDSLRLITMVAKGLELDPKRFAPKALQNKISALKNELVDPEDYAGMIQQNNPFEKAVSQVYTEYAARLKQANAFDFDDLLTQLVYLMRAFQEIRDSYRRRFRYVLVDEYQDTNHAQYAFIRELTAGDSPVEGAELTVVGDTDQSIYAFRGADIRNIRDFEEDFPDAVTIKLEQNYRSTQNILGAANAVISHNSQRQDKSLWTAMGDGEKIVGYAAESEQAEAKFIADEILRLSDEEGIRPGDVAIFYRTNAQSRSIEEQLMRVDLRYTVVGGTRFYDRKEIRDAIAYLRVLVNTADDISLRRILNEPKRGIGDRAEGAVAALAERDRIPFWDALLRADEAPGIATRSLNQVRAFAEMMQQLITVAEGSGPTAALEAVLEQTGYLQTLRLSSDPQDESRVENLAELVAVIRDFEKENPEGGLAEFLEQVSLVADADSIPDQPDDSEGAALAAAEGQVTLMTLHTAKGLEFPVVFLTGMEHGIFPHQRSLMDPKELEEERRLAYVGITRARQRLYVTRAEYRSMWGQAQYNPASQFLEEIPDELLDWQREGSARTPIGGTGFATSRYAKRWGSDTETWAVPGAGRNRGRMAGDPEPHTLRTGPVSSGKQATSGPSVTNSGRPFEPRAASGANPSGDGEILNLTPGDSVIHATFGNGTVKAVAGQGPKTVATVVFDTAGEKRLLLRYAPLTKA; this is encoded by the coding sequence ATGGATGCCTTGTTCGATCCTTTTGGTTCCTCTCACGCGATTCGCCCCGAGCGCCAGTCTGCGCCGCAGATGGCGCCTGATGTGCTCGTCGACGGCTTGAATCCTCAACAGAAAGCCGCCGTTGTTCACCGGGGCGCGCCGCTACTCATTGTGGCCGGCGCCGGCTCCGGTAAGACGCGCGTGCTGACCCACCGCATCGCGCATTTGCTGGCCACGGGCGAGGCCCGCCCGGGTGAGATCCTCGCGATCACGTTCACCAATAAAGCCGCTGCAGAGATGCGGGAGCGTGTTGAGCAGATCGTGGGGCAGCGCGCCCAGAACATGTGGATCTCGACGTTCCACTCGACTGCCGTGCGCATCTTACGGCGCGAAGCGAAGGCGCTGGGCATGAAGTCCACCTTCAGCATCTATGACGCCCAGGATTCGCTCCGGTTGATCACGATGGTCGCGAAAGGCCTTGAACTGGACCCTAAGAGGTTCGCTCCGAAGGCTTTGCAGAACAAGATTTCTGCGCTCAAGAACGAACTTGTGGACCCCGAGGATTATGCCGGGATGATCCAGCAGAATAACCCGTTCGAGAAGGCGGTCTCGCAGGTCTATACGGAGTACGCCGCCCGGCTCAAGCAAGCCAACGCATTCGATTTTGATGACCTGCTCACGCAGCTCGTGTACTTGATGCGGGCGTTCCAGGAAATCCGGGATTCGTATCGCCGCCGCTTCCGCTACGTCCTCGTTGACGAATATCAGGACACCAACCACGCCCAATACGCGTTCATCCGTGAACTTACCGCAGGCGACTCCCCAGTGGAGGGCGCCGAGCTGACGGTGGTGGGCGACACCGACCAGTCGATCTACGCGTTCCGTGGCGCGGACATCCGCAACATCCGGGACTTCGAAGAAGACTTCCCCGATGCTGTCACGATCAAACTGGAACAGAACTATCGTTCAACCCAGAACATCCTCGGGGCGGCGAACGCTGTGATCTCCCATAACTCGCAGCGTCAAGACAAATCGCTGTGGACCGCGATGGGCGACGGCGAGAAAATCGTGGGATACGCGGCTGAATCCGAGCAGGCCGAAGCGAAGTTCATTGCCGACGAGATCCTGCGGCTTTCCGATGAAGAAGGCATCCGTCCAGGCGATGTCGCGATCTTCTACCGCACCAATGCACAGTCTCGTTCGATTGAAGAGCAGCTGATGCGGGTGGACCTCCGCTACACCGTGGTCGGTGGCACGCGGTTCTATGACCGCAAAGAGATCCGCGATGCGATCGCTTACCTGCGGGTGCTCGTCAACACTGCCGACGATATTTCGCTACGTCGCATTCTCAACGAACCGAAGCGAGGCATCGGGGACCGTGCGGAAGGGGCGGTTGCGGCGCTCGCTGAACGCGACCGCATCCCGTTCTGGGACGCCCTCTTACGCGCCGACGAAGCGCCCGGCATCGCGACGCGTTCGCTCAATCAGGTGCGGGCCTTCGCTGAGATGATGCAGCAGCTCATCACGGTCGCGGAAGGCTCCGGACCGACCGCCGCGCTCGAAGCCGTACTCGAACAGACCGGCTACCTCCAGACCCTACGGCTGTCCTCTGACCCGCAAGACGAGTCCCGCGTGGAAAACCTCGCCGAACTCGTCGCTGTGATCCGCGACTTCGAAAAGGAAAACCCGGAGGGAGGGCTCGCGGAGTTCCTCGAACAGGTCTCTTTGGTTGCTGACGCCGACTCGATTCCAGACCAGCCAGACGACTCGGAAGGCGCGGCGCTCGCCGCCGCGGAAGGGCAGGTCACACTCATGACCCTGCACACCGCGAAAGGCCTCGAATTCCCCGTCGTGTTCCTGACCGGTATGGAGCACGGGATCTTCCCGCACCAACGCTCCCTCATGGATCCCAAAGAGCTCGAAGAAGAGCGCCGGCTCGCATACGTCGGCATCACCCGGGCCCGGCAGAGGCTCTATGTTACGCGCGCCGAATACCGTTCGATGTGGGGCCAGGCTCAATACAATCCGGCGAGCCAATTCCTTGAAGAAATCCCAGACGAACTGCTCGACTGGCAGCGGGAAGGTAGCGCCCGGACCCCGATCGGTGGAACCGGTTTCGCGACAAGCCGCTACGCAAAACGATGGGGGTCCGACACGGAGACTTGGGCCGTGCCAGGCGCGGGCCGTAACCGCGGCCGCATGGCCGGTGACCCCGAACCCCACACCCTGCGTACAGGCCCGGTATCAAGCGGAAAGCAAGCGACTTCAGGCCCGTCCGTGACCAACTCTGGGCGACCATTTGAGCCGCGTGCCGCATCGGGCGCTAACCCTTCCGGCGACGGCGAAATCCTCAACCTCACGCCAGGGGATTCAGTCATCCACGCGACGTTCGGAAACGGCACCGTCAAAGCAGTCGCAGGGCAAGGACCGAAGACTGTAGCGACCGTCGTTTTCGACACGGCAGGCGAGAAACGGCTCCTGCTCCGATACGCGCCACTCACCAAAGCCTGA
- the sucC gene encoding ADP-forming succinate--CoA ligase subunit beta: protein MDLFEYQARDLFEKHGVPVLAGTVATTPEEAKAAAEKMGGVTVVKAQVKVGGRGKAGGVKVAKNADEAFEHAKAILGMDIKGHTVHRVMIAQGANIASEYYFSILLDRANRNYLAMCSVEGGMEIEQLAVERPEALAKVPVDPTTGIDEAKAKEIVEKANFDAETGAKVVPVIQKLWDVFVKEDATLVEVNPLVSDADGNIVALDGKVSLDDNAEFRQPEHADLVDEKAEDPLEAKAKELGLNYVKLDGQVGIIGNGAGLVMSTLDVVAYAGENHGGMKPANFLDIGGGASAEVMANGLDVILNDEQVKSVFVNVFGGITACDAVASGIVKALEILGDKATKPLVVRLDGNNVEEGRRILSEANHPLVTMATGMDEGADKAAELANA from the coding sequence GTGGACCTGTTTGAATACCAGGCGCGCGACCTGTTCGAAAAGCACGGCGTACCCGTGCTCGCCGGCACAGTCGCGACCACCCCTGAGGAAGCCAAGGCCGCAGCCGAAAAGATGGGCGGCGTCACCGTCGTCAAGGCTCAGGTCAAGGTGGGTGGCCGAGGTAAGGCTGGCGGCGTCAAGGTCGCTAAGAACGCCGACGAAGCCTTCGAGCATGCCAAGGCGATCCTGGGCATGGACATCAAGGGTCACACCGTCCACCGCGTGATGATCGCCCAGGGCGCAAACATCGCCTCCGAATACTACTTCTCGATCCTGCTCGACCGCGCAAACCGCAACTACCTCGCAATGTGCTCGGTTGAAGGCGGTATGGAAATTGAGCAGCTCGCAGTTGAGCGCCCAGAAGCTCTCGCCAAGGTTCCAGTCGACCCAACCACGGGCATCGATGAGGCCAAGGCCAAGGAAATCGTAGAGAAGGCCAACTTCGACGCCGAAACCGGCGCCAAGGTTGTTCCAGTCATCCAGAAGCTCTGGGACGTCTTCGTCAAGGAAGACGCAACCCTCGTTGAGGTCAACCCACTCGTCTCCGACGCCGACGGCAACATCGTCGCGCTCGACGGCAAGGTCTCCCTCGACGACAACGCAGAATTCCGCCAGCCAGAACACGCCGACCTCGTCGACGAGAAGGCTGAAGACCCACTCGAAGCAAAGGCCAAGGAACTCGGCCTCAACTACGTCAAGCTCGACGGCCAGGTAGGCATCATCGGTAACGGTGCCGGCCTCGTGATGTCGACCCTCGACGTCGTCGCCTACGCAGGCGAGAACCACGGCGGCATGAAGCCAGCTAACTTCCTCGACATCGGTGGCGGCGCCTCCGCAGAGGTCATGGCAAACGGCCTCGACGTGATCCTCAACGACGAACAGGTCAAGTCCGTGTTCGTCAACGTCTTCGGCGGCATCACCGCGTGCGACGCCGTCGCATCCGGTATCGTCAAGGCCCTCGAAATCCTGGGCGACAAGGCAACCAAGCCACTGGTTGTCCGCCTGGACGGTAACAACGTTGAAGAAGGCCGCCGCATCCTGTCGGAGGCTAACCACCCGCTCGTGACCATGGCCACGGGCATGGACGAAGGCGCCGACAAGGCAGCCGAGCTGGCCAACGCCTGA
- the sucD gene encoding succinate--CoA ligase subunit alpha: MSIFINKDSKVIVQGITGSEGAKHTARMLAAGTNIVGGVNARKAGQVVTHGDKEITVYGTVKEAMEATGADVSIAFVPPAFCKDAAEEAIEAEIGLLVVITEGIPVQDTAEFYNLSLTKLGEDGKPKTRIIGPNCPGIITPGEALVGITPANITGPGGVGLVSKSGTLTYQMMYELRDLGFTTAIGIGGDPVIGTTHIDALEAFENDPDTKAIVMIGEIGGDAEERAAEFIKANVTKPVVGYVAGFTAPEGKTMGHAGAIVSGSSGTAQAKKEALEAAGVKVGKTPSEAARLLREVYPG, from the coding sequence ATGTCGATCTTCATTAACAAGGACTCCAAGGTCATCGTCCAGGGCATCACCGGCTCCGAGGGCGCAAAGCACACCGCACGCATGCTTGCCGCAGGCACCAACATCGTCGGCGGTGTTAACGCTCGCAAGGCTGGCCAGGTCGTGACCCACGGTGACAAGGAAATCACCGTTTACGGCACCGTCAAAGAAGCAATGGAAGCGACCGGCGCGGACGTCTCGATCGCGTTCGTTCCACCGGCATTCTGCAAGGACGCAGCTGAGGAAGCCATCGAGGCTGAAATCGGCCTGCTGGTCGTCATCACCGAGGGTATCCCGGTACAGGACACCGCAGAGTTCTACAACCTCTCCCTGACCAAGCTGGGCGAAGACGGTAAGCCGAAGACCCGCATCATCGGCCCTAACTGCCCAGGCATCATCACCCCAGGCGAGGCCCTCGTCGGCATCACCCCAGCCAACATCACCGGCCCAGGTGGCGTTGGCCTGGTATCGAAGTCCGGTACCCTCACCTACCAGATGATGTACGAGCTGCGTGACCTCGGCTTCACCACCGCAATCGGTATCGGTGGCGACCCAGTCATCGGCACGACCCACATCGACGCCCTCGAAGCGTTCGAAAACGACCCAGACACCAAGGCCATCGTCATGATCGGTGAAATCGGTGGTGACGCTGAAGAGCGCGCCGCAGAGTTCATCAAGGCGAACGTAACCAAGCCAGTTGTTGGCTACGTTGCAGGCTTCACCGCCCCAGAAGGCAAGACGATGGGCCACGCAGGCGCTATCGTTTCCGGCTCCTCCGGCACCGCACAGGCTAAGAAGGAAGCCCTCGAAGCCGCTGGCGTCAAGGTTGGTAAGACCCCATCGGAGGCAGCACGCCTGCTCCGCGAGGTCTACCCAGGTTGA
- a CDS encoding bifunctional 2-methylcitrate synthase/citrate synthase, with protein sequence MTEQTIYKGLAGVVADTTAISKVNAETNSLLYRGYPVQELAAKCSVEEVALLLWNGDLPTEQQLAEFTRRERSGRALSEQLKRVIDELPTTCHPMDVCHAATAVIGASHPDAEDSSPEAELRKAQELFALMPAVVCYDQRRRRGLEIVEPREDLDYAQNFLWMAFGEEAAEEVVDAFRVSIILYAEHSFNASTFTARVITSTLSDLHSAVGGAIGALKGPLHGGANEAVMHTFEELGIRADESAEDAEARAKAWMDDALAQKKKIMGFGHRVYKNGDSRVPTMQEALFRMLDYYDRHELLGLYRGLEKSMDEAKGIKPNLDYPAGPTYWLMGFDIPMFTPLFVCARIMGWTAHIMEQRANNALIRPLSAYDGPAERHVER encoded by the coding sequence ATGACTGAGCAAACCATCTATAAGGGCCTTGCCGGAGTCGTAGCGGATACCACTGCGATTTCCAAGGTCAACGCAGAAACGAACTCGCTTCTCTACCGCGGATATCCGGTTCAGGAGCTCGCCGCGAAATGCTCCGTCGAGGAGGTCGCGTTACTGCTGTGGAACGGCGACCTGCCGACCGAACAGCAGCTCGCCGAATTCACCCGCCGTGAGCGTTCCGGCCGCGCTTTGAGTGAGCAACTCAAGCGCGTCATCGACGAGCTACCGACCACGTGCCACCCGATGGACGTGTGCCACGCAGCCACCGCTGTGATTGGTGCGTCGCATCCGGACGCTGAGGATAGCTCGCCCGAAGCTGAGCTGCGGAAGGCGCAGGAGCTATTCGCGCTGATGCCGGCGGTGGTCTGCTATGACCAGCGCCGTCGTCGTGGGCTTGAAATCGTGGAGCCACGCGAAGACCTGGATTACGCACAGAACTTCCTCTGGATGGCATTCGGCGAGGAAGCCGCTGAGGAGGTTGTGGATGCGTTCCGCGTCTCGATCATCCTGTACGCGGAGCACTCGTTCAACGCGTCCACGTTCACGGCTCGCGTCATCACCTCGACCTTGTCTGATCTGCACTCGGCTGTGGGTGGGGCTATCGGCGCGCTCAAGGGACCTCTGCACGGTGGCGCGAACGAAGCCGTGATGCACACCTTCGAAGAGCTCGGGATTCGTGCGGATGAGTCGGCCGAGGACGCTGAGGCACGCGCTAAGGCGTGGATGGACGATGCGCTGGCTCAGAAGAAGAAAATCATGGGCTTTGGCCACCGCGTCTATAAGAACGGCGACTCGCGTGTACCGACCATGCAAGAAGCGCTGTTCCGGATGCTGGATTACTACGACCGCCATGAACTGCTCGGCCTCTACCGGGGCCTGGAGAAGTCGATGGACGAGGCGAAGGGCATCAAACCAAACCTCGACTACCCTGCAGGGCCAACCTACTGGCTCATGGGCTTCGACATCCCGATGTTCACACCACTGTTTGTGTGCGCGCGCATCATGGGGTGGACAGCCCACATCATGGAACAGCGCGCCAACAACGCGCTCATCCGCCCGCTGTCCGCATACGACGGTCCAGCCGAGCGCCACGTCGAACGCTAG
- the prpB gene encoding methylisocitrate lyase has translation MLYSHVTPEQKRVAFREALAADEVAQFPGAFTPLSTKLIQEQGFDGVYISGGVLANELGLPDIGLTTLTEVATRAGQIARTTDLPCLVDADTGFGEPMNVARTVQELENAGLAGCHIEDQFNPKRCGHLDGKNVVDDETAVKRIRAAVEARRDSNFVIMARTDIRGVDGFDAALERAKKLADAGADAIFPEAMADLGEFEAMASTLDVPVLANMTEFGKSQLFTKQQLQDAGVSMIIYPVTLQRQAMGAIERVLTAIRTHGTQESEVDNMLTRARLYELVDYNGYNQFDTGVFNFEVPGKPLA, from the coding sequence ATGCTGTATTCCCACGTCACACCTGAGCAGAAGCGTGTAGCGTTCCGTGAGGCGTTGGCTGCCGATGAGGTGGCTCAGTTCCCTGGCGCGTTCACTCCGCTGTCAACCAAGCTGATTCAGGAACAGGGTTTCGATGGGGTCTATATTTCCGGTGGTGTGCTCGCTAACGAGCTCGGGCTGCCGGACATCGGGCTCACGACCCTGACCGAGGTTGCAACCCGCGCCGGGCAGATCGCCCGGACCACCGACCTTCCGTGCCTCGTCGATGCGGACACCGGCTTCGGTGAACCGATGAACGTAGCCCGCACCGTGCAGGAACTCGAGAACGCTGGCCTGGCCGGCTGCCACATCGAAGACCAGTTCAACCCGAAGCGTTGCGGACACCTGGACGGCAAGAACGTGGTCGACGATGAGACCGCGGTCAAGCGCATCCGCGCCGCTGTCGAAGCACGTCGGGACAGCAACTTCGTGATCATGGCACGCACCGACATCCGCGGCGTAGACGGCTTCGACGCCGCTCTTGAACGCGCCAAGAAGCTCGCCGATGCGGGTGCTGACGCGATCTTCCCGGAAGCGATGGCAGATCTGGGCGAGTTCGAGGCGATGGCTTCCACCCTCGATGTTCCGGTGCTCGCGAACATGACCGAATTCGGTAAGTCCCAGCTGTTCACCAAACAGCAGCTCCAGGACGCCGGTGTGTCCATGATCATCTATCCGGTGACGTTGCAGCGGCAAGCGATGGGCGCCATCGAGCGCGTCCTTACTGCGATCCGCACGCACGGCACCCAGGAATCCGAGGTTGACAACATGCTCACACGTGCACGGCTGTATGAGCTTGTTGACTACAACGGCTACAACCAATTCGACACCGGTGTGTTCAATTTCGAAGTCCCCGGCAAGCCGCTGGCCTAA
- a CDS encoding MmgE/PrpD family protein has translation MSINHTVRTYPSAEHLPHEEQLAYKLALVATDPVEVDDEVTEMIINRIIDNASVAIASLNRDPIVSARGQALTHRVTPDGGYTGKGALIFGAPEDDAPVSPEWAAWANGVAVRELDYHDTFLAADYSHPGDNIPPILAVAQHTGASGKDLIRGIATGYEIHVNLVKGICLHEHKIDHIAHVGPAAAAGIGTLLRLDAETIFQAIGQALHTTTQTRQSRKGEISTWKAHAPAFAGKMAVEAVDRAMRGQTSPVPIYEGEDGVIAWLLSGPEAEYTVPLPAAGEAKRAILDTYTKEHSAEYQAQAWIDLARKLNKEHPEATDPANVESVLIKTSHHTHYVIGSGANDPQKYDPKASRETLDHSIPYIFTVALQDGAWHHVDSYAPERAQRPDTVELWHKVTTEEDPEWTRRYHSLDLEEKAFGGSVEITLKDGTVITDEIAVADAHPLGARPFAREQYINKFRTLAEGIVAEEEIERFLDAVQRLPELGVGELDQLNIKASVDLDKAQKGVF, from the coding sequence GTGTCCATCAACCACACGGTACGCACCTACCCATCAGCAGAGCACCTGCCGCACGAAGAGCAGCTCGCGTACAAACTCGCGCTGGTAGCGACCGACCCTGTCGAGGTCGACGACGAGGTCACCGAGATGATCATCAACCGCATCATCGACAACGCCTCCGTAGCGATCGCATCGCTCAACCGCGACCCGATCGTCTCCGCCCGCGGGCAAGCACTCACCCACCGTGTCACCCCTGACGGCGGCTACACCGGCAAGGGCGCACTCATTTTCGGCGCACCAGAAGACGACGCCCCAGTCTCCCCTGAGTGGGCGGCATGGGCCAACGGCGTGGCCGTGCGCGAGCTCGACTACCACGACACGTTCCTCGCCGCCGACTACTCCCACCCGGGCGACAACATCCCACCGATCCTCGCTGTAGCCCAGCACACCGGGGCCAGCGGTAAGGACCTCATCCGCGGCATCGCGACCGGCTACGAGATCCACGTGAACCTCGTCAAGGGCATCTGCCTGCACGAACACAAGATCGACCACATCGCCCATGTTGGTCCAGCAGCCGCCGCCGGCATCGGAACCCTGCTCCGCCTCGATGCGGAAACGATCTTCCAGGCGATCGGCCAGGCACTGCACACCACCACGCAGACCCGCCAGTCGCGTAAGGGCGAAATTTCGACGTGGAAGGCCCACGCTCCAGCGTTCGCAGGCAAGATGGCAGTCGAGGCCGTGGACCGTGCGATGCGCGGCCAGACTTCCCCAGTGCCAATCTACGAAGGCGAAGATGGCGTCATCGCGTGGCTGCTGTCCGGCCCTGAGGCCGAATACACCGTCCCGCTGCCAGCCGCAGGCGAAGCCAAGCGAGCCATCCTTGACACCTACACCAAGGAGCACTCCGCCGAGTACCAGGCGCAGGCGTGGATCGATTTGGCGCGCAAGCTCAATAAGGAACACCCTGAGGCAACCGACCCAGCCAACGTCGAGTCCGTGCTGATCAAGACCTCGCACCACACGCACTACGTGATCGGTTCCGGCGCGAACGACCCGCAGAAGTACGATCCGAAGGCATCCCGCGAGACCCTGGATCACTCGATCCCATACATTTTCACGGTCGCGTTGCAGGACGGCGCGTGGCACCACGTGGATTCCTACGCTCCGGAGCGCGCCCAGCGCCCAGACACCGTGGAGCTCTGGCACAAGGTCACCACTGAGGAAGACCCTGAATGGACTCGCCGCTACCACTCGCTGGATCTTGAGGAGAAGGCTTTCGGCGGCTCGGTTGAGATCACTTTGAAGGACGGCACCGTCATCACCGACGAGATCGCTGTTGCCGACGCCCACCCGCTCGGTGCGCGTCCATTCGCTCGCGAGCAATACATCAACAAGTTCCGCACGCTGGCTGAAGGCATCGTGGCCGAAGAGGAAATCGAGCGTTTCCTCGACGCGGTCCAGCGTCTACCTGAGCTCGGTGTTGGTGAGCTCGACCAGCTCAACATCAAGGCATCCGTCGACCTCGACAAGGCACAGAAGGGTGTGTTCTAA
- a CDS encoding heme oxygenase (biliverdin-producing) yields MTTPTTEAPSFAAQLKSSTRTEHDAAEHSSFIQDLMEGKLTAEDYVRLLAQYKPLYGALEKACAAWRSDPSVQQLLDPALDRSEAIRNDLAGLTEYLGIEMPDLTNAVTLYTQRIHEVGALPTPERLIAHHYLRYLGDLSGGQAIGALVARHYNIPSELLTMWKFPTIDKPKIYKDTYRIHLDHFAQQANQEEIIDEARLGFALNRNLFVELGAPLSDNKDLYV; encoded by the coding sequence ATGACAACCCCTACTACTGAAGCGCCATCGTTCGCCGCTCAGCTCAAGTCATCCACGCGCACCGAACATGACGCCGCTGAACACTCGTCATTCATCCAGGACCTCATGGAAGGCAAACTCACCGCCGAGGACTACGTGAGGCTCCTGGCTCAATACAAGCCGCTCTATGGCGCACTCGAAAAAGCGTGCGCAGCATGGCGTTCAGACCCGAGCGTCCAGCAACTCCTAGACCCAGCGCTGGACCGTAGCGAAGCTATCCGCAACGACCTCGCAGGCCTCACCGAGTACCTCGGCATCGAGATGCCAGACCTCACCAACGCAGTCACGCTATACACCCAGCGCATCCACGAAGTGGGCGCACTTCCTACGCCTGAGCGGCTCATCGCCCACCACTACCTGCGCTACCTCGGCGACCTATCTGGCGGCCAGGCCATCGGTGCACTCGTCGCACGCCACTACAACATCCCGAGCGAACTGCTCACGATGTGGAAGTTCCCCACCATCGATAAGCCGAAAATCTATAAAGACACCTACCGCATCCACCTGGACCACTTCGCTCAACAAGCGAACCAGGAGGAGATCATTGACGAAGCCCGCCTAGGCTTCGCACTCAACCGAAACCTCTTTGTTGAGCTGGGCGCTCCTCTCAGCGACAACAAAGACCTCTACGTCTAG